One part of the Anaerolineae bacterium genome encodes these proteins:
- a CDS encoding SH3 domain-containing protein: MHTAVNLRGGRIGSGLGRLALLIALLAGLALALSGAAGIAAQEERAPVVLVTTANLHLRAAPSTASAIYYTAPQGTTVTATAISPNFNWLRVTYNGQGGWMARQYLELQSGDVATLPISSDHVPPAVISPSPMLGLGDVIVEALVDVHLRTDPEVVEDDPATTFEETNVITVIPAGRTVSARSISADGLWVFVEYGSYRGWVRGRYLNAVGGRVPPPFIASVPIDEGGIGFVADSTAILPGQCTTLRWAVQGDGSVYYKARAVASQGARQECPTQTTRYSLTVVRPGYRIEQRFVTVAITQARAEFRATAQMIQLGQCVTLSWETQAIDRVYYNGEPAPVALNGSREECPRQTTTYRLRAVTLTGQTIDRELTITVYSGPQPGQQVIISFYANPALISAGQCVDLIWNTSGAVQIYYQGQPVGPNGTRQECPLATTTYILRVYTIDNRTLEYQAMVTVQ; the protein is encoded by the coding sequence ATGCACACGGCGGTGAATTTGCGCGGTGGAAGAATCGGGAGCGGGCTGGGGCGGCTGGCGCTGTTGATCGCCTTGCTGGCCGGGCTGGCGCTGGCGCTCAGCGGCGCGGCAGGGATTGCCGCTCAGGAGGAGCGCGCGCCGGTTGTGCTGGTCACGACGGCCAATCTGCATCTGCGTGCTGCGCCAAGCACGGCCTCGGCCATCTACTACACCGCTCCGCAGGGCACAACCGTGACCGCTACGGCCATCAGCCCCAACTTCAACTGGCTGCGCGTGACCTATAACGGCCAGGGTGGCTGGATGGCCCGCCAGTACCTGGAGCTGCAATCCGGCGACGTGGCGACGCTGCCCATCTCCAGCGATCACGTCCCTCCGGCGGTGATCTCCCCCTCGCCGATGCTGGGCCTGGGCGATGTCATCGTCGAGGCGCTGGTTGATGTCCACCTGCGCACTGATCCTGAAGTGGTGGAGGACGACCCGGCCACCACATTTGAAGAGACCAATGTCATCACCGTTATCCCCGCCGGGCGCACGGTTTCAGCGCGTTCGATCAGTGCGGATGGGCTGTGGGTGTTTGTGGAATATGGCTCCTACCGCGGCTGGGTGCGCGGGCGCTACCTGAACGCCGTCGGCGGGCGGGTGCCGCCGCCGTTCATCGCCTCTGTGCCGATCGATGAGGGCGGGATCGGCTTCGTCGCCGACTCGACAGCGATCCTGCCGGGCCAGTGCACCACTCTGCGCTGGGCCGTGCAGGGCGATGGCTCGGTTTACTACAAGGCGCGGGCGGTAGCCAGCCAGGGCGCGCGCCAGGAATGCCCCACCCAGACCACCCGCTACAGCCTGACGGTCGTCCGGCCCGGCTACCGGATCGAGCAGCGCTTTGTGACGGTGGCCATCACCCAGGCCCGCGCTGAATTCCGGGCCACGGCTCAGATGATCCAGCTTGGCCAGTGTGTCACCCTGAGCTGGGAAACCCAGGCTATTGACCGGGTGTACTACAACGGCGAACCGGCGCCAGTGGCCCTCAATGGTTCCCGCGAGGAATGTCCGCGCCAGACGACCACCTACCGCCTGCGGGCTGTCACCCTGACCGGGCAGACCATCGACCGCGAACTGACCATCACGGTTTATTCCGGCCCGCAACCCGGCCAGCAGGTGATTATCTCCTTCTACGCCAACCCGGCCCTGATCTCCGCCGGTCAGTGCGTCGACCTGATCTGGAACACCTCCGGCGCGGTGCAGATCTACTACCAGGGGCAGCCTGTCGGGCCGAACGGCACGCGCCAGGAATGCCCACTGGCTACCACGACCTACATTCTGCGCGTCTATACCATCGATAACCGGACGCTGGAATACCAGGCGATGGTGACGGTGCAATAG
- a CDS encoding LON peptidase substrate-binding domain-containing protein: MIELPLFPLHTVLFPGMPLTLHVFEERYKLMIRRCLEQTLTFGVVLIEHGAEALGPLPVPYRIGCTAHILEVETLSQGRLNISALGRSRFLIETLDAETQPYLIGQVSLIPLPGEDTAALRRADRRLRGWVERYLQALKRAGQIDTVPIEHLPRDPLAFAYLAATLLQVPPLQKQALLAAPDALQLVTDLNVLYRREVTLLAALLEKPGDSRRAENFRLN; the protein is encoded by the coding sequence ATGATTGAGCTTCCGCTGTTTCCGCTGCACACCGTCCTGTTCCCCGGTATGCCGCTGACCCTCCACGTTTTTGAGGAACGCTATAAGCTGATGATCCGGCGCTGCCTGGAGCAGACGCTGACCTTTGGCGTTGTGCTGATCGAGCATGGCGCGGAAGCGCTCGGCCCGCTGCCCGTGCCGTACCGCATCGGTTGCACCGCTCATATCCTGGAGGTGGAGACGCTCAGCCAGGGCCGGTTGAACATCAGCGCGCTGGGGCGCAGCCGCTTCCTGATCGAAACGCTCGATGCGGAGACCCAGCCGTACCTGATCGGCCAGGTCAGCCTGATCCCGCTGCCCGGCGAGGACACGGCGGCACTGCGGCGGGCCGATCGCCGGTTACGCGGCTGGGTAGAACGCTACCTGCAAGCGCTCAAGCGCGCCGGGCAGATCGACACTGTCCCCATTGAGCATCTGCCCCGGGACCCGCTGGCCTTTGCCTATCTGGCCGCCACATTGCTTCAGGTCCCCCCGTTGCAAAAGCAGGCCCTCCTGGCCGCGCCCGATGCCCTACAACTGGTGACCGACCTGAATGTCCTCTACCGCCGCGAGGTCACCCTGCTGGCCGCCCTGCTGGAAAAACCGGGCGACTCCCGCCGGGCGGAGAACTTCCGCCTCAACTGA
- a CDS encoding MarR family transcriptional regulator translates to MIHNIYVLLDDGDRRVLQRFGLTLPQYRVLKALAEERDVRLTALSDRLLRAKSTITRIVDQLERDGLVTRASDSDDRRAWRLALTPAGVELLQAARAAHEEAVAYRFNQALDAGEQARFSELLTKLHDSLVDTLNTLGCREE, encoded by the coding sequence ATGATCCACAACATTTATGTCCTCCTCGATGACGGCGATCGGCGTGTACTGCAGCGTTTTGGCCTGACTCTGCCCCAGTATCGGGTACTCAAAGCACTGGCTGAGGAGCGCGATGTGCGCCTGACCGCGCTGAGCGATCGGTTGCTGCGGGCCAAGAGCACGATCACCCGCATTGTTGATCAACTGGAGCGCGATGGGCTGGTGACTCGCGCTTCGGATTCAGACGATCGTCGCGCCTGGCGGCTGGCGCTGACTCCCGCCGGGGTCGAGTTGCTACAGGCGGCCCGCGCTGCGCATGAAGAAGCCGTGGCCTACCGCTTCAATCAGGCGCTGGATGCTGGTGAGCAGGCCCGGTTTTCCGAGCTGCTGACCAAGCTGCACGATTCGCTGGTGGATACGCTGAACACGCTGGGCTGTAGAGAGGAGTAG
- a CDS encoding extracellular solute-binding protein: MKKHLMLLTIVILILGSLAPALAQEATSLVIWADDTRAPILAEVGKAFTEEYGVEVIVQEMGFGDIRDGLKVAGPAGEGPDIIIGAHDWLGELVINGLLAPIDLGDKAAEFFAPAVDAFTYDGVLYGMPYAMENLAFIYNPELVETPPTTWTEVKELSAEIQASGAAKYGYIIRTNDPYHWMPMFSAFGGYVFGRDEVGAYDPTDIGLDSEGALAAGAYLQSLVEEGLLVPDIDYDIEHTMFETGEAAMIVTGPWALPRIKASGVPYAVTMIPGEVQPASPFLGVQGFMISAFSQNQMLAEIFLLDYVANADVMQQIFDADPRPSAYLAVREAITDPDIAGFVAAGANGAAMPAIPEMASVWTAWGNAMELIIRQTESAEAALTNAAAQVRELLATDLSSMVNIPGSWQAAVGCASDWDPACKVTALTDNGDGTFSGTFNIPAGSYEYKAALGGSWGENYGVDGVRDGGNYSLVLEADSVVTFTYDSATHLVTVTIGE; encoded by the coding sequence ATGAAGAAGCACCTGATGTTGTTGACTATCGTCATCCTGATTCTGGGCAGCCTGGCTCCGGCGCTGGCGCAGGAAGCAACCTCGCTGGTGATCTGGGCGGATGACACCCGCGCGCCGATCCTGGCGGAAGTCGGCAAGGCTTTCACCGAGGAATACGGCGTGGAGGTGATCGTGCAGGAGATGGGTTTCGGCGATATCCGTGACGGCCTCAAGGTCGCCGGCCCCGCGGGTGAAGGCCCGGACATCATCATCGGCGCCCATGACTGGTTGGGCGAGCTGGTGATCAACGGCCTGCTGGCCCCGATCGACCTGGGCGATAAGGCGGCGGAGTTCTTCGCGCCGGCGGTGGACGCCTTCACCTATGACGGCGTTCTCTACGGCATGCCCTATGCGATGGAAAACCTGGCCTTCATCTACAACCCTGAGCTGGTGGAAACCCCACCCACCACGTGGACCGAGGTGAAGGAACTCTCTGCTGAAATCCAGGCTTCCGGCGCGGCCAAGTACGGCTACATCATCCGCACCAACGACCCCTATCACTGGATGCCCATGTTCAGCGCCTTTGGCGGTTATGTCTTTGGGCGTGATGAAGTGGGCGCTTATGATCCCACTGATATCGGCCTGGACAGCGAAGGCGCGCTGGCGGCTGGCGCTTACCTGCAGAGCCTGGTCGAAGAAGGCCTGCTGGTCCCCGATATTGACTACGACATCGAGCACACCATGTTCGAGACCGGCGAAGCGGCCATGATCGTGACTGGCCCCTGGGCACTGCCGCGTATCAAGGCCTCCGGCGTGCCGTATGCGGTGACCATGATCCCCGGCGAGGTTCAACCCGCCAGCCCCTTCCTGGGCGTACAGGGCTTCATGATCAGCGCCTTCAGCCAGAACCAGATGCTGGCGGAAATCTTCCTGCTGGACTACGTGGCTAACGCTGACGTCATGCAGCAGATCTTCGACGCCGATCCACGCCCGTCCGCTTACCTGGCCGTGCGGGAAGCCATCACTGATCCAGACATCGCCGGTTTCGTGGCTGCCGGGGCGAATGGCGCGGCCATGCCCGCCATCCCGGAGATGGCCTCCGTCTGGACGGCCTGGGGCAACGCGATGGAGCTGATCATCCGCCAGACCGAAAGCGCTGAGGCTGCCCTGACCAACGCCGCGGCGCAGGTGCGCGAGCTGCTGGCCACCGACCTGAGCAGCATGGTCAACATCCCTGGCTCCTGGCAGGCGGCGGTAGGTTGCGCCAGCGACTGGGACCCGGCCTGCAAGGTGACCGCCCTGACCGACAACGGCGACGGTACCTTCTCCGGTACGTTCAACATCCCGGCTGGCAGCTATGAGTACAAGGCCGCCCTGGGCGGTAGCTGGGGCGAGAACTACGGTGTCGATGGTGTCCGCGATGGCGGCAACTACTCGCTGGTTCTGGAAGCCGACTCGGTCGTGACCTTCACCTACGACTCCGCAACCCACCTGGTGACCGTGACCATCGGGGAATAA
- the malF gene encoding maltose ABC transporter permease MalF — MSALSTNAGGPKGLPALISGQILKLVGLAILDAFGLLLFYAFWYSGNAALALIIAVITIGMNVVIFVPRLYPLRWMSPGLALMILLVIYPLLFTISTAFTNYSDGHLFSKEQAIALHSKATFTPEDAPTYRFTPYVNKADPTDYALWLTREGDAGTEVIFAKEGEPLVILEGVDPEPPEEYEGYRPLERRELVAALSVLEKAQFGEEPNTVTVVSAARGVAARSLQRYVWNAELNGLEDRQTGLFYAADDETGSFIANKGRAEQQELQPGYWVGVAFDNFRRFVESPALRGPLVQVFVWTVAFAFFSVMTTFVAGLIMALVLNSPDIPGRKVIRSLLIIPYAIPGVISILVWKGMMNPNLGVLARSFGINPPWFSDPLWAKIGILLINLWLGYPYMMLICSGALQAIPTDIYEASSVDGANPWQRFWSITLPLLLVTVGPLLIASFTFNFNNFVVVEAFNKGGPPIPGTLTPAGYTDILISYTYRLAFGSGRGADYGLASAITIIIFAIVAGVTLLQFRFTGQWEEVSENV, encoded by the coding sequence ATGAGTGCGCTGAGCACCAATGCGGGGGGCCCGAAGGGGCTCCCCGCCCTCATATCAGGACAGATCTTAAAACTGGTCGGCCTAGCCATCCTGGATGCGTTCGGGCTATTGTTGTTTTATGCGTTCTGGTACAGCGGCAATGCCGCCCTGGCCCTGATCATCGCCGTCATCACCATCGGGATGAATGTGGTGATCTTTGTGCCGCGTCTCTACCCCCTCCGCTGGATGTCGCCCGGCCTGGCGCTGATGATCCTGCTGGTCATCTACCCGCTGCTGTTCACCATCAGCACCGCCTTCACCAATTACAGCGACGGCCACCTGTTCAGCAAGGAGCAGGCCATCGCCCTGCACAGCAAGGCCACCTTTACACCGGAAGATGCGCCAACTTACCGTTTCACCCCCTACGTCAACAAGGCTGACCCGACCGACTACGCCCTTTGGCTGACACGGGAAGGCGACGCCGGAACCGAGGTGATCTTCGCCAAGGAAGGCGAGCCGCTGGTGATCCTGGAGGGCGTTGATCCGGAGCCGCCGGAGGAATATGAGGGCTACCGGCCACTGGAGCGCCGTGAGCTGGTCGCCGCCCTGAGCGTGCTGGAGAAGGCCCAGTTTGGCGAGGAGCCGAATACCGTTACGGTGGTCTCCGCGGCGCGGGGTGTGGCAGCCCGCAGCCTGCAGCGTTACGTCTGGAACGCAGAACTGAACGGCCTGGAAGATCGTCAGACTGGCCTCTTCTACGCCGCTGATGATGAGACCGGCTCGTTCATTGCCAACAAGGGCAGGGCGGAGCAGCAGGAGCTGCAACCCGGCTACTGGGTCGGCGTTGCCTTCGATAACTTCCGCCGCTTTGTGGAAAGCCCGGCGCTGCGCGGGCCGCTGGTGCAGGTGTTCGTCTGGACGGTGGCCTTTGCCTTCTTCTCCGTGATGACCACGTTTGTGGCCGGGCTGATCATGGCTCTGGTGCTCAACAGCCCGGACATCCCTGGCCGCAAAGTCATCCGCTCGTTGTTGATCATCCCCTACGCTATCCCTGGCGTGATCAGCATCCTGGTCTGGAAGGGGATGATGAATCCCAACCTGGGCGTGCTGGCGCGGTCGTTCGGCATCAACCCGCCCTGGTTCTCTGACCCGCTGTGGGCCAAGATCGGTATCCTGCTGATCAACCTGTGGCTGGGCTACCCGTACATGATGCTGATCTGCAGCGGCGCACTTCAGGCCATCCCGACCGACATCTATGAGGCGTCATCCGTGGACGGGGCCAATCCCTGGCAACGCTTCTGGAGCATCACCCTGCCGCTGCTGCTGGTGACGGTTGGCCCGCTGCTGATTGCGTCCTTCACCTTCAATTTCAATAACTTTGTGGTGGTGGAGGCGTTCAACAAAGGTGGCCCGCCCATCCCCGGTACGCTGACCCCGGCTGGCTATACCGATATCCTGATCAGTTACACCTACCGCCTGGCTTTCGGATCCGGGCGCGGTGCGGACTACGGCCTGGCTTCGGCCATCACGATCATCATCTTCGCCATCGTGGCTGGCGTGACGCTGCTCCAGTTCCGCTTTACCGGGCAGTGGGAGGAGGTGTCGGAAAATGTCTAG
- a CDS encoding sugar ABC transporter permease, whose product MSSHTESRMVVGSWEKRLELTLRWVVIVIAVAFALFPVVWIFSAAFNPTGNLANQTLIPQGVDSLDELLTNFRGLLVEDVEIHPFWNWLGNSIFVASITSILTVIVAALSAYAFSRFRFAGRRNLLVLVLLIQVFPNMLAMVALFLILQQIGKLPEYIPQALPFLEGINWSFFSLFGLNSLGGLILVYMGGAMGINTWLMKGFFDSVPRDIDESAQVDGASHWQTFWMLIFPLVRPILAVVAILSFIGTINEFVLARVMLRDKTTWTLMVGLYNYVSDNFARDWGKFAAGALISATPIVILYIALQDQIVGGLTQGAVKG is encoded by the coding sequence ATGTCTAGTCACACGGAAAGCCGCATGGTGGTCGGTAGCTGGGAGAAGCGGTTGGAGCTGACCTTGCGCTGGGTGGTGATCGTTATTGCCGTCGCCTTCGCCCTGTTCCCGGTGGTGTGGATCTTTTCCGCCGCTTTCAATCCGACAGGCAACCTGGCCAACCAGACCCTGATCCCGCAGGGCGTGGACTCGTTGGACGAACTGCTGACCAACTTCCGCGGCCTGCTGGTTGAGGATGTCGAGATCCATCCCTTCTGGAACTGGCTGGGTAACTCGATCTTCGTCGCCAGCATCACTTCCATCCTGACCGTGATAGTGGCGGCGCTGAGCGCGTATGCGTTCTCCCGCTTCCGCTTTGCCGGGCGGCGTAACCTGCTGGTGCTGGTGTTGCTGATCCAGGTCTTCCCCAACATGCTGGCCATGGTCGCCCTGTTCCTGATCCTGCAGCAGATCGGCAAGCTGCCGGAATACATCCCGCAGGCGTTGCCCTTCCTGGAAGGGATCAACTGGTCGTTTTTCTCCCTGTTCGGCCTCAACAGCCTGGGCGGCCTGATCCTGGTCTACATGGGCGGGGCGATGGGCATCAACACCTGGCTGATGAAAGGTTTCTTTGATTCCGTCCCGCGGGACATCGACGAATCGGCGCAGGTGGACGGCGCCAGCCACTGGCAGACCTTCTGGATGCTGATCTTCCCGCTGGTGCGGCCTATCCTGGCGGTGGTGGCGATCCTGTCCTTTATCGGCACAATCAACGAATTTGTGCTGGCCCGCGTTATGCTCCGCGATAAGACCACGTGGACGCTGATGGTGGGCCTGTACAACTACGTGAGTGATAACTTCGCCCGCGACTGGGGCAAGTTTGCGGCGGGCGCGCTGATCAGCGCGACCCCGATCGTCATCCTCTACATCGCGCTCCAGGATCAGATCGTCGGCGGTCTGACCCAGGGGGCAGTCAAAGGCTAG
- a CDS encoding alpha-amylase, with amino-acid sequence MEEHIFGTYATDDLKLVHHRAMRRGLQHGHALSPADPLPGQPVTLTVCVGPELAVTAMAAYYTTDGSIPAGARGVAEHGAAIPFALVETVWDSLVWDYLQIWQATLPAQPEGTLVRYRIGAWAEGAPEVFANWPDPQITVELSAEAFFHQRPAPVIPPGDPAAGMIFAYSVDRFTPPAWAYDAVIYEIFPDRFYPGDGRAWRQTTDMNSFCGGTLRGIIHKLDYVADLGANAIWLTPIFPSPTHHGYDATDYRRVEPRLGSEDDLHELVEEAHARGIRIILDLVCNHVSHRHPIFVEALKNPHSRYREWFTFNDSKIGYRSFFGVRQMPQLNLQHPEAREWMIGHAVYWLKEFDVDGYRLDYALGPGPDFWADFTRACKAAKADCFVFGEIIDSPGEIRRYVGRLDGNLDFHVEAALRRTYGYRTWSEAQLEHFLARHRDYFPETFIMPTFLDNHDTDRFLFIAGGDKDALRRAAAAQMRLPAPPVIYYGTEVGLSQERSKQGLGLEVSRAVMPWGAEQDRDLLAFYREIIAGRKARRGR; translated from the coding sequence ATGGAAGAGCACATCTTCGGAACATACGCGACTGATGATCTGAAACTGGTCCATCACCGGGCCATGCGGCGCGGTCTTCAGCACGGGCACGCCCTCAGCCCTGCCGATCCGCTGCCCGGTCAGCCGGTTACCCTGACCGTCTGTGTCGGGCCGGAACTGGCGGTTACGGCGATGGCCGCTTACTACACCACCGACGGCAGTATCCCCGCTGGCGCACGCGGTGTAGCGGAGCATGGCGCGGCCATCCCGTTTGCGCTGGTGGAAACCGTCTGGGATTCACTGGTCTGGGATTACCTGCAAATCTGGCAGGCGACGCTGCCCGCCCAGCCGGAAGGAACCCTGGTGCGCTACCGGATCGGGGCCTGGGCGGAAGGCGCGCCGGAAGTCTTCGCCAACTGGCCCGACCCCCAGATCACGGTTGAGCTTTCGGCGGAGGCGTTCTTCCATCAGCGACCCGCGCCGGTTATCCCGCCCGGCGATCCGGCGGCGGGGATGATCTTCGCCTATTCGGTTGACCGCTTCACCCCGCCGGCCTGGGCCTATGATGCCGTGATCTACGAGATCTTCCCGGATCGCTTCTACCCCGGCGATGGGCGCGCCTGGCGACAGACGACGGACATGAACAGTTTCTGTGGCGGGACATTGCGGGGCATCATCCACAAGCTGGATTATGTGGCCGATCTTGGCGCCAACGCGATCTGGCTGACTCCGATCTTTCCCAGCCCGACTCATCACGGTTACGACGCGACCGATTACCGCCGGGTGGAGCCACGCCTGGGCAGTGAGGATGACCTGCATGAGCTGGTTGAGGAAGCTCACGCCCGCGGCATCCGGATCATCCTCGATCTGGTGTGCAACCATGTCTCCCACCGGCATCCGATATTCGTGGAGGCGCTCAAGAATCCGCACAGCCGCTACCGGGAGTGGTTCACCTTCAACGATTCGAAGATCGGCTACCGGTCGTTCTTCGGCGTCAGGCAGATGCCACAGCTCAACCTGCAGCATCCTGAGGCGCGGGAATGGATGATCGGCCACGCCGTCTACTGGCTGAAGGAATTTGACGTAGACGGCTACCGGCTGGACTACGCCCTGGGGCCAGGGCCGGACTTCTGGGCGGATTTCACCCGCGCCTGCAAGGCGGCCAAAGCGGACTGTTTTGTCTTCGGGGAGATCATCGATTCCCCAGGCGAGATTCGCCGCTATGTGGGCCGGCTGGATGGCAACCTGGACTTTCACGTAGAAGCTGCCCTGCGCCGGACGTATGGTTACCGGACGTGGTCGGAGGCGCAGCTAGAGCACTTCCTGGCGCGGCACCGGGACTACTTCCCGGAGACGTTTATCATGCCGACCTTTCTGGATAACCACGATACTGACCGCTTCCTGTTCATCGCTGGCGGGGATAAAGATGCCCTGCGGCGGGCCGCCGCTGCGCAGATGCGCTTGCCCGCGCCGCCGGTAATCTACTACGGCACGGAGGTCGGGCTGAGCCAGGAGCGCAGTAAGCAGGGCCTGGGGCTGGAGGTCAGCCGGGCGGTGATGCCCTGGGGGGCGGAGCAGGACCGCGACCTGCTGGCCTTTTACCGGGAGATCATCGCCGGGCGCAAAGCCCGCCGGGGGCGCTGA
- a CDS encoding methyl-accepting chemotaxis protein codes for MSQDRVISQLPERAAPAASTPRPLLNRQVLALGLLSLLPLALLALGALLAANALAASLSQADLPATARQQAADLPGQIASMGLVVALATLFGVMVLAARQRGRQQQAEDERLRRIMDFVGQVNSGDLTARLAARPDDDLSFRKLAEALNVMTDGIHRMTIEVRTAIQGLSASADEILHATARQIDAATQQDTVVAQTTATVNEVRATVTQTAERAQHVAENAQASIEVSRSGEQAVADAIEGMHLIRRKVEDIADNILILSEHTQQIGEIIATVNSIADQSKMLALNASVEAARAGEEGKGFAVVALEVRNLAEQSREATAQVRDILSEIQRATNAAVMVTEEGTKGVDRGVSLVDRAGQTIKELASTIEENAVAAVQIAASTRQQAVGMDQLTNAMHTIKEATVEATESTMKVERNVQQLRGIAAHMGASLNRYRV; via the coding sequence GTGAGCCAAGACAGGGTAATCTCCCAACTGCCAGAGCGGGCCGCCCCTGCGGCCTCCACCCCGCGACCCTTGCTGAACCGCCAGGTGTTGGCGCTCGGCCTGTTGAGCCTGTTGCCGCTGGCGTTGCTGGCGCTCGGCGCGCTGCTGGCCGCCAACGCCCTGGCTGCCAGCTTGAGCCAGGCCGATCTGCCCGCCACTGCCAGGCAGCAGGCCGCTGACCTGCCGGGCCAGATCGCCAGCATGGGGCTGGTGGTGGCCCTGGCGACATTGTTCGGGGTAATGGTGCTGGCGGCGCGTCAACGGGGTCGCCAGCAGCAGGCGGAAGATGAGCGTCTCCGGCGGATCATGGACTTCGTCGGGCAGGTCAACAGCGGCGATCTGACCGCCCGTCTCGCCGCCCGCCCGGATGACGACCTGAGCTTCCGCAAGCTGGCCGAGGCGCTCAATGTGATGACCGACGGCATCCACCGCATGACCATCGAAGTCCGCACGGCCATCCAGGGACTTTCCGCTTCGGCGGATGAAATCCTGCACGCCACTGCCCGCCAGATCGACGCCGCCACCCAGCAGGACACCGTCGTTGCCCAGACCACCGCCACTGTCAACGAGGTACGGGCCACCGTCACCCAGACCGCCGAACGCGCCCAGCACGTGGCGGAAAACGCCCAGGCCTCGATCGAAGTCTCCCGTTCCGGGGAGCAGGCCGTTGCCGACGCGATCGAGGGCATGCACCTGATCCGCCGCAAGGTGGAAGATATCGCCGATAACATCCTGATTCTCTCCGAACACACCCAGCAGATCGGGGAGATCATCGCCACTGTCAACAGCATCGCCGACCAGTCCAAGATGCTGGCCCTCAACGCCAGCGTGGAAGCCGCCCGCGCCGGGGAAGAGGGCAAAGGCTTCGCCGTGGTCGCCCTGGAAGTCCGCAACCTGGCCGAGCAAAGCCGCGAGGCCACCGCCCAGGTCCGCGATATTCTCAGCGAAATCCAGCGGGCCACCAACGCGGCGGTCATGGTCACCGAGGAGGGCACCAAAGGCGTCGATCGGGGCGTCAGCCTGGTTGACCGCGCCGGGCAGACCATTAAGGAGCTGGCCAGCACCATTGAGGAAAACGCCGTCGCTGCCGTCCAGATCGCGGCCAGCACCCGCCAGCAGGCCGTCGGCATGGATCAACTCACCAACGCCATGCACACCATCAAGGAAGCCACTGTCGAGGCCACCGAAAGCACCATGAAGGTGGAACGCAATGTCCAGCAGCTGCGGGGAATCGCCGCCCACATGGGCGCCAGCCTCAACCGCTACCGCGTGTAA